From one Trifolium pratense cultivar HEN17-A07 linkage group LG1, ARS_RC_1.1, whole genome shotgun sequence genomic stretch:
- the LOC123902296 gene encoding ACT domain-containing protein ACR10 produces the protein MGILYDDVVIIRPPEKEGDPTVVTVNCPDKTGLGCDLCRIILFFGLNIVRGDVSTDGKWCYIVFWVVWKQKTRWSLLKKRMVEACPTCSSASGISYYRSDLQPPKPPDVFLLKFSCHDRKGLLHDVTAVLCELELTITKVKVSTTPDGKVMDLFFIIDNRELLHTKKRKDDTIEQIQDVLENSILTIDIELVGPEITGCSQASSFLPAAITEDDYNLELPDSVRSGTLRSDYVSVTMDNLLSPAHTLVQIMCQDHKGLLYDIMRTIKDYNMKISYGRFTTKPRRKCEMDLFIMQADGKKIVDPNKQNSLTTRFRTELFRPLRVAVVSRGPDIELLVANPVELSGNGRPLVFYDITLALKMLDICIFTAEIGRHVIGDREWEVYRILLDEGEGLSVPRNKIEEGVWKMLMGWE, from the exons atgGGAATACTATACGACGACGTAGTGATTATCAGACCACCGGAAAAAGAAGGTGACCCAACTGTGGTTACTGTTAATTGTCCTGACAAAACTGGTCTTGGTTGTGACTTATGTCGTATCATACTCTTCTTTGGTCTTAACATTGTTAGAGGAG ACGTGTCAACTGATGGGAAATGGTGTTACATAGTTTTCTGGGTTGTTTGGAAACAAAAGACAAGATGGAGTTTGTTGAAGAAGAGGATGGTTGAAGCATGTCCGACTTGTTCCTCAGCTTCTGGAATCTCTTATTATCGCTCTGATTTGCAGCCTCCTAAGCCTCctgatgtttttcttttgaaatttagCTGTCATGATAGGAAAGGACTGTTACATG ATGTTACGGCGGTTCTTTGTGAGCTAGAGCTTACTATTACCAAAGTTAAGGTTTCCACTACACCTGATGGCAAAGTCATGGATCTGTTTTTCATCATCGATAACAG AGAACTTCTACATACAAAGAAGAGAAAGGATGATACGATCGAACAGATTCAAGATGTTTTGGAGAATTCTATCCTTACTATTGACATTGAATTGGTTGGACCAGAAATTACTGGTTGTTCACAGGCATCTTCATTCCTTCCAGCTGCAATCACAGAAGACGATTATAATTTGGAATTGCCCGATTCAGTTCGAAGTGGAACACTCCGATCAGATTATGTCTCTGTCACGATGGACAACTTGCTTAGTCCGGCTCATACCCTTGTCCAAATTATGTGCCAAGACCACAAAGGCCTTCTTTATGACATCATGAGAACTATTAAAGATTACAACATGAAG ATTTCTTACGGGCGTTTCACTACAAAACCTAGACGAAAATGTGAGATGGACTTGTTCATCATGCAAGCAGATGGTAAAAAGATAGTTGACCCAAACAAGCAGAATTCTTTGACAACGCGTTTTAGAACAGAACTATTTCGTCCACTCAGAGTAGCTGTTGTGAGTAGAGGCCCTGATATTGAGCTTCTGGTTGCAAACCCTGTTGAGTTGTCAGGCAACGGACGGCCTCTAGTTTTTTATGATATTACTCTTGCTCTCAAAATGCTCGACATTTGCATCTTTACG GCTGAAATCGGGAGACATGTGATTGGAGACCGCGAATGGGAAGTTTATAGAATCTTGCTCGATGAAGGCGAGGGGCTGTCTGTTCCAAGAAACAAGATTGAGGAGGGAGTTTGGAAGATGTTAATGGGTTGGGAGTAA